TTTGGAAAGTGGACGCCGAGTTTTTGGCTTTTACGGCTGCCGAGTGGCGGCTACTTCATGGAAGTGTCTCGAGATGGTGATAATGAGGTGTGGGAGTGGCCGGGAATAGCCCTATGTAAAGAGCCTTATGGCATCGGGCATTCATTTATTTGgatttatgtaatttttttattttattttttaaaaaagaaaagcaaaataagtAAATGGATGGACCACTTCGATTTGAAGGATAGAAGACCAACGTTTGATTTTTGAGGGAGTGCTCAGTTACTCAAAAAAGTGATTGGAATAATCAGATTATTTTTGAGAGTGTGGTCGGTTATTTTAAAGATGTGGTCAAGTGATCGACCACCTCACTCTTATGAGGTTGCCTATGACTTTGTTTGGGTTCAGGGGGTTGTCAATGACATGTCATGACTTGATCGCATCAGTCTTCAGATTGaggttgcattttttttttatttgaatttacgtaattttttttttaagaaaataaaagaaaagcaaaataagtaaatatgtGGATGGACCATCTCTATCTTCTCGAAGAGTAGACAACCACCGTTTTATTATTGACGCAATATTTAGTTATTCAAGGGTGTGATTGGAATTTGAAAAGTAGACAATTTTTGAGCGGGTAGTCAACTATTCTACAAATGTAGTTAGGGTGAATGACCACCTTCAAATCAAGAGAGTGTTTGATCACACAATTACTCTACTTACGATTTTGTTGGAGTTTGTGGGGTTGTTGGTGTAGTCTTCCGACTTAAATATTAAGTTGATAAATAAGATCTTCGCATATTTTATGTGACGTTATTCAGGAGCGGAGCTAGGATTTCTGGAGTGGGGgacagattatttttttttaaaaaaaaatatttaagggaaaaaaattacaCTCATTTATTGATGAAAAGATTACGAGCAAAAGCTTTTTCAAACAGAACAAAAACCTTTGaagcaaatcatagccgaagctacatGGTTATAGACGTCAAAGATACAATACATTACAATCTAACAATCAAGACCTATCAATGACATCAATCTGATAACCCATGACTAGTCTTTAGTTTTAATATCAGATCTGCTCCAAGCAGACTCAATCAAATGCATAGATAGCTCTTATTCTTCGGCCCTGACAGCAGAGAACCCCCATGCCAAAAACTCATCCTCTTCGACACGAAAAccaggatatcgttcacattCACAACCCAAGTATTTGGACCAAAAGCAAATACCCCACAAAGCATCAAGAGAGAGGACAtaaacttatataaatacaaaagcatatGAATACATATAATTTCTCTATACGTGTGTTTGTGAGtgtttgtataaaataaaaacatataagtcttaaatttaatctctTGGCATCACAAATATATAATAGTATAAacaattagtaaaataaattaaatacgATCTATTGAGTTCAAGAAAAATAGTACAAAACATAATTATTGTAAACTCAAATGACTGCACaataatcactcaaaaaataaataaaaaacagatattttcatcatattctACATTTCTGCACCAAAAAAGCACAAATAAATGCAAGAAAAATGAGATGTGAGGAATATGGCtaagaacaaaaatacaaacGGAATAATGCATAACATGTTAATTTTGGAAGGATAAATATACCATTTTTTAGggacaaattcataaaatatatatatttttataaagaattataaaattttggggggacattcgtcTCCCACCCTAGCACATAGTTCTGCCCCTGATGctatttttattatctttgatTCACTGCAAACATTATAtgtatcttttttctttctttcttttctaaccCACAAATTCACCTTGACAAAATGTAAACAGGATACCAAAGCTCTAAACTGAGTGTACTTCATTTATATAACATAATCTTTGAACTTTGATTGGATGacaaaaacattatatatttttacaaaaagcCACAGGAGACAACCTATTGCCTATGGCCCTTGCAAGTTGCAACGCCTCTTGGTGGGTTGCTTATATCTACCAAGAATTTGATTGGGGACATCCATGGGGTTGGGCTGTTTTTCTTGTCCCTTTCGTGTCAAGATCTTTTAGGATTAGCATAGGAAGATGATTACTAAAAGTAAGAGCATCGTAATAAACCATGGAACCTCGTCTTCAATTGATTGTACTTAATCTACTACACACtgtaaccaaaaagaaaaattcaacgtcttaattatgaaataatatGGGAAACGATAGGTATTTTTTCAGTGGTTTTTTGGTGTCTTTttaattgtgatgtgacttttgaaattatcattaaatttaagattatcattattaacttttaatctattaataattttaaaaaccacatcacaattgagaagacactaaaaatacattaaaatagtacctaacatttttcaattaatatcacattaatttgtaagtaAATATcttaattaaacaaacaaaatcatgaTGATCGCATTACCAATATATATGAAAGTCAAGACATGATAGGACTGTCATGTTATTATTTTACACTTTAATTAAGGAAATAGAtttgtaaatttgaaaaaaacaaaaaaacaaaaaaaataggaagAGTCCCAGCCATGTGCGATCCATAACGCGGCACGTGACATTCTGTTAGCCACGAGCTAACCATAGTGCTAGTATTACTCCAAGACCCAAGTGGAAAATCCGCCGGCATTTTTCCATCACATACCCCTCTCCGATTAAATCGGCTGGTTACTTCGTAGAAACCGCCCTAACCTTTTTACACTCTCTCTTCAACCCGTCTAAAGTTCAGCTCAAATAAATCCCACACACAAATCCCACCTCCACCCCCACCACTTGACCCTCCACCATCTTCGCCAAACACttgctattactccaaaagtgCATGGAATGACGGATTACAGGATAACACCGTCGTCAATGAATCTCTGGGGCTCCGACGAGAACCCTTCTGTCATAGACTCTTTCATGAATTCGGATCTTTCTACCTTCTGTTGGCCGGGGCCTCCTGCGGCGCAGCCGCAGCATCAGCAGCCGCAGCCGCAGCCACAGTCGCAGTCGGCCGCGTCCACTTCTGCGGACCCCACAAAGGCTCTGGCGCAGTCGCAGCCTTCGGTGGCGTTGTTCAACCAGGAGACGCTGCAGCAGCGTCTTCAGGCGCTGATAGAAGGGGCGCGGGAGAGCTGGACCTATGCGATTTTCTGGCAGTCGTCGTATGACTACTCGGGCGCGTCCGTGTTGGGATGGGGAGATGGGTACTACAAAGGCGACGACGACAAGTCGAAGGGGAAGGGGAAAACGACGACGTCGTCGGCGGTGGAGCAGGAGCATAGGAAGAAGGTGCTGCGGGAGCTGAACTCGCTGATCTCGGGGTCGGCGCCTTCGGCAACAGACGAGGCTGTGGACGAGGAGGTCACCGACACCGAGTGGTTCTTCCTTGTGTCGATGACACAGTCGTTTGTCAACGGCGGGGGGCTGGCCGGGCAGGCGTTCTTCGGCTCGACTCCGGTCTGGGTGACCGGGGCGGACCGGCTGGTAGGGTCGACGTGCGACCGGGCTCGCCAGGCGCAGGTGTTTGGGCTCCAGACCATGGTGTGCATACCCTCCGCAAACGGCGTCGTGGAGCTGGGCTCCACCGAACCGATCTACCAGAGCTCGGATCTGATGGAGAAGGTCAGGGTTCTCTTCAATTTCGATAGCCTGGAAATGGGTGGGTCATGGGGTATCACCGATCAGGGCGAGAATGACCCGTCCTCGCTCTGGCTCAACGATCCGACTCCGACTCCGCCTGCGGCAATTGAGATCAAGGACTCGCTCAATAACACTACTGTTCCATCGGTTCCGGGCACCGCCGCAAATAACGGCCTTCAGATTTCGAAGCCGATTCAGTTTGAGAACCCAAGCTCCAGTAGTTTGACTGAGAACCCGAGCGCGATTCATGCCCAGAGCAGCCACCAGACGCGCCAGCAAT
This genomic interval from Corylus avellana chromosome ca3, CavTom2PMs-1.0 contains the following:
- the LOC132174972 gene encoding transcription factor MYC2-like, translating into MTDYRITPSSMNLWGSDENPSVIDSFMNSDLSTFCWPGPPAAQPQHQQPQPQPQSQSAASTSADPTKALAQSQPSVALFNQETLQQRLQALIEGARESWTYAIFWQSSYDYSGASVLGWGDGYYKGDDDKSKGKGKTTTSSAVEQEHRKKVLRELNSLISGSAPSATDEAVDEEVTDTEWFFLVSMTQSFVNGGGLAGQAFFGSTPVWVTGADRLVGSTCDRARQAQVFGLQTMVCIPSANGVVELGSTEPIYQSSDLMEKVRVLFNFDSLEMGGSWGITDQGENDPSSLWLNDPTPTPPAAIEIKDSLNNTTVPSVPGTAANNGLQISKPIQFENPSSSSLTENPSAIHAQSSHQTRQQSQTQSFFTRERELNFSDYGFEGSSVVKNGNSHSLKPESGEILNFGESKRSSYVSGQSQFPAAAEETNKKKRSPASRGSNEEGMLSFTSGVILSNTCVVKSSGGVGTGDSDHSDLEASVAKEADSSRVVDPEKRPRKRGRKPANGREEPLNHVEAERQRREKLNQRFYALRAVVPNVSKMDKASLLGDAILYINELKGKLQTAESDKEDLQKQLETSKKELASKDPRYSTSSPPPPPSDQDPKTSRLLDLDIDVKIIGWDAMIRIQCSKKNHPAAKLMTALMEMDLDVHHASVSVVNDLMIQQATVKMGSRFYTQEQLRLALSAKVGDSR